One part of the Hyalangium ruber genome encodes these proteins:
- a CDS encoding trifunctional serine/threonine-protein kinase/ATP-binding protein/sensor histidine kinase produces the protein MQAIPGYRIEEKLHQGSGLVTHRAYSEREGHFVILKTPVAPYPLPAELAMLEREHEIGRMLEGEGIVRHLALVPHGRSCTLVLEDFGASSLAVYLAKNGPFEVGRFLEVAQALTRAVETLHRHEIIHKDICPANVFYNPRSGQVKLGNLGLASVLSRGRQQVRNPSLIEGTLAYISPEQTGRMNRAVDHRADLYALGATFYHLLVGAPPFEAQEAVELISCHIARAPQPPHLRRPSIPEPLSAIVCKLLEKNAEDRYQSAAGVLADLSECTRQLEATGHVAAFTLGEQDVRRTLLLSEKLYGREEALATLMEAFERAAAGRVEVLTVEGPSGVGKSALVREIHKPIVARRGYFASGKCDQVGQTPLSIFTQVAAELARQLLTESEARLEHCRAVLLDAVEGNGQLLIEQVPELVHVLSEQPPLPALSAEEARSRFGSALMGFLLAFAAEEHPLVIFLDDLQWVEPASLNFLTELATSPSASHLLIVGAYRDDEVLPTDPLALALAELEQRTPRPTRLSLASLRLEHVAAMVADTLGCQRAAGLPLAELIMEKTGGNPFFITQFFDTLQQEGLLRFDAQERRWTWSLGRLQRLRVSDNVVELMVKKIQRYPQETQRALMLASSLGSTFDLDSVSIILDAPLRSVAQWLWEPARDGLLLLHDHRPHYYRFAHDRVQAAARSQLPPEEQEALSLSIGQRLLEKLTPEQRSERIFELVKHLNRGSGKMASAEERPAYARLNLQAAQRAKADTAHQAAVGYLRQGIQLLSEEAWNSHSELMFVLHRELIECEFLCGHLERAEALFELAAKRAKTREQLGDIYPLMCRIFQSAAKLHEGLRLGREGLRLLGLELPTEPDVARALIEARTEEIHRLLGGRDLQELVELPAMQDAEKARCLVLLHETWTCALLMGEALAVQLAALHMTALSLVYGNAEYSACGYADYGRVLALRGDYTRAYAFGQLARSVSQKFKHPRVISKVNNTFATFINPFVNPFGSNISLYEESFQSALKSGDRWWGAWAAVWIWIAKFIKGSPLSEVYSTGRRYQDYVRSSGYAPLQEALGGMQRLVLELRGDAEHEGSAQEEFQEEAVVQRLSRLQAEFAIHWYYLLLSLVRYLQGDFEGALRASDEADKRRELIPKAIHSSSHFLYRALILAARCAKVGPPQRQEYLREIAAHREQLGAWAEQCPANYRHAFLLISAEHARLMGEPEQAARLYEESLSSAREAGHLHHEALAHELAGKHYLELGRPKAARGYLLEAHLLYSRWGAATQVARMEASHPELFGPLKPQTPARAMGDSSGLHAERIDLATVMKAAQVLSGEIVLGRLMERIVRIGMENAGARRGILILEREGRLLVEATVSLDADTVQVQQSLPLERSSDVPRSIIQFVQRTGKTVVLDDALNAPAFRSDPDVVSRRVRSVLCLAVGQAWRRGILYLENSLTLGAFSPERTHTLQLLATQAAISLENAVLYETLEQRVKARTRELTEKNETLAATLHALRETQDQLITQSRLAALGSLTAGIAHEIRNPLNFIHNFSEHTMELCDELVSELPRLSPRLEPAQAESLQELGEGMKTSLAKVVEHGDRASRIIGSMLQHARGISSERTETDINLLLRESASLAIQAARAGDPTFSVQLQLELDESLGHLKVSQQEMGQVLLNLLNNACFAVNAKRKARAGQEYAPEILLKSRGLGNSVELRIRDNGTGIPVAVQDRIFEPFFTTKSAGEGTGLGLSLSRQIIEQGNKGTLRFETQEGEYTEFILTLLRQ, from the coding sequence ATGCAGGCCATACCGGGATACCGCATCGAGGAGAAGTTGCACCAGGGCTCGGGCCTGGTCACCCACCGCGCCTACTCGGAGCGGGAGGGACACTTCGTCATCCTCAAAACCCCGGTGGCCCCCTATCCGCTGCCAGCGGAGCTGGCGATGCTCGAGCGAGAGCACGAGATCGGCCGCATGCTGGAGGGGGAGGGCATCGTCAGGCACCTCGCGCTCGTTCCGCATGGGCGCTCCTGCACCCTGGTCCTGGAAGACTTCGGCGCGTCCTCGCTCGCGGTCTACCTGGCGAAGAATGGGCCGTTCGAGGTGGGGCGCTTCCTGGAGGTGGCGCAGGCACTCACTCGCGCCGTGGAGACCCTTCACCGGCATGAGATCATCCACAAGGACATCTGCCCCGCCAACGTCTTCTACAACCCGCGAAGCGGGCAGGTGAAGCTGGGAAACCTGGGCCTGGCCTCCGTGCTCTCCCGGGGGCGGCAACAGGTCCGCAACCCCTCTCTTATCGAGGGAACGCTGGCCTACATCTCTCCCGAGCAGACCGGGCGGATGAACCGCGCCGTCGATCATCGCGCTGATCTGTACGCGCTGGGCGCCACCTTCTATCACCTGCTGGTCGGAGCTCCTCCCTTCGAGGCCCAGGAGGCCGTGGAGCTCATCTCCTGCCACATCGCCCGGGCACCCCAGCCCCCGCACCTGCGGCGGCCCTCCATCCCCGAGCCACTCTCCGCCATCGTCTGCAAGCTGCTGGAGAAGAACGCGGAGGATCGCTACCAGAGCGCCGCGGGGGTGCTGGCGGATCTCTCCGAGTGTACTCGCCAACTCGAGGCAACCGGGCACGTCGCCGCGTTCACGTTGGGCGAGCAGGATGTTCGCCGGACGCTGCTCCTCTCCGAGAAGCTCTATGGCCGGGAGGAGGCCCTGGCCACCCTCATGGAGGCTTTCGAGCGCGCTGCTGCGGGTCGGGTCGAGGTGTTGACCGTAGAGGGGCCCTCCGGGGTGGGCAAGTCCGCCTTGGTGCGGGAGATCCACAAGCCCATCGTCGCCCGGCGCGGCTACTTCGCCTCCGGCAAGTGCGACCAGGTCGGGCAGACGCCGTTGTCCATCTTCACCCAGGTGGCCGCGGAGCTGGCCCGCCAGCTGCTCACGGAGAGCGAGGCGCGGCTGGAGCACTGCCGGGCCGTCCTGCTCGATGCGGTGGAGGGCAACGGGCAGCTGCTCATCGAGCAGGTTCCCGAGCTCGTGCATGTCCTCTCCGAGCAGCCTCCCTTACCCGCGCTTAGCGCTGAGGAGGCCCGTAGCCGGTTCGGGAGCGCCCTGATGGGCTTCCTGCTGGCGTTCGCCGCGGAGGAGCACCCGCTGGTCATCTTCCTGGATGATCTGCAGTGGGTCGAACCTGCCTCCCTGAACTTCCTCACCGAGCTCGCGACGAGCCCCTCCGCCTCGCACCTGCTGATCGTCGGTGCGTACCGTGACGACGAAGTCCTTCCGACGGATCCGCTGGCGCTGGCGCTCGCCGAGCTGGAGCAGCGCACCCCTCGGCCCACGCGGCTCTCCCTGGCCTCCCTGCGGTTGGAGCACGTGGCGGCGATGGTGGCGGACACCCTGGGCTGTCAGCGGGCCGCCGGGCTCCCCCTGGCGGAGCTCATCATGGAGAAGACGGGGGGCAATCCGTTCTTCATCACCCAGTTCTTCGACACCCTGCAACAGGAGGGGCTCCTGCGCTTCGACGCCCAGGAGCGGCGCTGGACGTGGAGCCTGGGGCGGCTTCAACGGCTGAGGGTCAGCGACAACGTCGTTGAGCTCATGGTCAAGAAGATCCAGCGCTACCCCCAGGAGACGCAGCGGGCGCTCATGCTGGCCAGCAGCCTGGGCAGTACCTTCGATCTGGACTCTGTCTCCATCATCCTCGACGCCCCGCTCCGGAGCGTGGCCCAATGGCTGTGGGAGCCGGCTCGGGATGGGCTCCTGCTGCTGCACGACCATCGCCCCCACTACTACCGCTTCGCCCATGACCGGGTGCAGGCGGCGGCGCGCTCCCAGCTTCCACCGGAGGAGCAGGAGGCGCTCAGCCTGAGCATCGGGCAGCGCCTGCTCGAGAAGCTCACCCCGGAGCAGCGGAGCGAACGCATCTTCGAGCTGGTCAAGCACCTCAACCGTGGCAGCGGGAAGATGGCCTCAGCGGAGGAGCGGCCCGCCTATGCCCGGCTGAACCTGCAGGCCGCGCAGCGCGCCAAGGCCGACACGGCCCATCAGGCCGCGGTCGGCTACCTGCGGCAAGGCATTCAACTGCTCTCGGAGGAGGCCTGGAACAGCCACTCCGAGCTGATGTTCGTGCTCCACCGAGAGCTGATCGAGTGCGAGTTCCTCTGCGGACATCTCGAGCGGGCCGAGGCGCTGTTCGAGCTCGCCGCGAAGCGGGCGAAGACCCGCGAGCAACTCGGTGACATCTACCCGCTCATGTGCCGCATCTTCCAGAGCGCGGCGAAGCTCCACGAGGGGCTCCGGCTGGGCCGGGAAGGCCTTCGGCTCCTGGGCCTGGAGCTGCCGACGGAGCCGGACGTGGCCCGGGCGTTGATCGAGGCCAGGACCGAGGAGATCCATCGCCTCCTGGGTGGACGAGACCTCCAGGAGCTCGTGGAGTTGCCTGCGATGCAGGACGCGGAGAAGGCCCGGTGCCTCGTCCTGTTGCACGAGACGTGGACGTGCGCGCTGCTGATGGGAGAGGCCCTGGCGGTGCAGCTGGCGGCGCTGCACATGACGGCGCTGTCGCTGGTGTACGGCAACGCGGAGTACTCGGCGTGTGGCTACGCGGACTACGGCAGGGTGCTGGCCCTGAGGGGGGACTACACCCGTGCCTATGCCTTCGGGCAGTTGGCGAGGAGCGTCAGCCAGAAGTTCAAACACCCACGGGTCATCTCGAAGGTGAACAACACGTTCGCCACCTTCATCAACCCCTTCGTCAACCCCTTCGGGAGCAACATCTCCCTCTATGAGGAGTCCTTTCAGTCCGCGCTGAAGTCGGGAGATCGCTGGTGGGGCGCTTGGGCCGCGGTGTGGATCTGGATCGCGAAGTTCATCAAGGGCAGCCCGCTCTCCGAGGTCTACTCGACGGGGCGAAGGTACCAGGACTATGTCCGCTCCTCCGGTTATGCCCCCCTCCAAGAGGCGTTGGGGGGGATGCAGCGCCTCGTCCTGGAGCTGCGGGGCGACGCGGAGCACGAGGGCTCGGCGCAGGAGGAGTTCCAGGAGGAGGCCGTCGTCCAGCGGCTCTCGCGGCTCCAGGCGGAGTTCGCCATTCACTGGTACTACCTGCTCCTGTCCCTGGTCCGCTATCTCCAGGGCGACTTCGAGGGAGCGCTTCGGGCCAGTGATGAGGCGGACAAGCGCCGGGAGCTCATCCCCAAGGCGATACACTCCTCCAGCCACTTCTTGTACCGCGCGCTCATCCTCGCCGCGCGGTGCGCGAAGGTGGGCCCCCCGCAGCGGCAGGAGTATCTGCGAGAGATCGCCGCGCATCGCGAGCAGCTTGGTGCGTGGGCGGAGCAGTGCCCCGCCAACTACCGGCACGCGTTCCTGCTCATCTCCGCCGAGCATGCACGCTTGATGGGGGAGCCCGAGCAGGCGGCGAGGTTGTATGAGGAGTCCCTCTCGTCCGCGCGGGAGGCAGGGCACCTGCACCACGAGGCGCTCGCCCACGAGCTCGCTGGCAAGCACTACCTCGAGCTGGGGAGGCCCAAGGCCGCCAGGGGTTATCTGCTGGAGGCGCACCTGCTGTACTCCCGCTGGGGGGCGGCCACCCAGGTGGCGCGCATGGAAGCAAGCCACCCCGAGCTCTTTGGCCCCTTGAAGCCCCAGACGCCCGCGCGAGCGATGGGGGACAGCTCGGGGCTGCACGCAGAGCGCATCGATCTGGCCACCGTCATGAAGGCAGCGCAGGTGCTCTCGGGAGAGATCGTCCTTGGCCGGCTGATGGAGCGCATCGTCCGCATCGGCATGGAGAACGCGGGGGCGCGCCGTGGAATCCTGATCCTGGAGCGTGAAGGGCGGTTGCTGGTCGAGGCCACCGTCTCCCTGGATGCGGACACGGTCCAGGTGCAGCAGTCGCTTCCGCTGGAGCGCAGCTCCGATGTTCCTCGCAGCATCATCCAGTTCGTCCAGAGGACGGGGAAGACCGTCGTGCTCGACGATGCCTTGAATGCCCCCGCCTTCCGGAGCGATCCCGATGTCGTCTCTCGCCGGGTCCGGTCGGTGCTCTGCCTCGCGGTAGGGCAAGCCTGGCGACGGGGCATCCTCTACCTGGAGAACAGCCTGACGCTGGGCGCTTTCTCACCGGAGCGCACCCACACCCTGCAACTGCTGGCGACCCAGGCAGCCATCTCGCTGGAGAACGCCGTGCTCTACGAGACGCTGGAGCAGCGGGTCAAGGCGCGGACGCGTGAGCTGACGGAGAAGAACGAGACGCTGGCGGCCACCCTCCACGCGCTGCGGGAGACCCAGGATCAGCTCATCACCCAGAGCCGGCTGGCGGCGCTCGGCTCGCTCACGGCGGGCATCGCCCACGAGATCCGCAATCCGCTGAACTTCATCCACAACTTCTCCGAGCACACGATGGAGCTCTGCGACGAGCTTGTCAGTGAGCTCCCGCGCCTCTCCCCGCGTCTCGAGCCGGCGCAGGCGGAGTCGTTGCAGGAACTCGGGGAGGGCATGAAGACCAGCCTGGCCAAGGTGGTCGAGCATGGGGACCGTGCCTCCCGCATCATCGGCTCGATGTTGCAGCACGCGCGAGGCATCTCCAGTGAGCGGACGGAGACGGACATCAACCTCCTGCTCCGGGAGTCCGCGAGTCTGGCGATCCAGGCTGCACGAGCGGGCGATCCGACCTTCAGCGTTCAGCTCCAGCTGGAGCTGGACGAGTCACTGGGACATCTGAAGGTGTCACAGCAAGAGATGGGGCAGGTGCTGCTGAACCTCTTGAACAACGCGTGCTTCGCGGTCAATGCGAAGCGGAAGGCGAGAGCCGGGCAGGAGTATGCGCCCGAGATCCTGCTCAAGAGCCGCGGCCTGGGGAACTCCGTGGAGCTTCGCATCCGCGACAACGGCACGGGCATCCCTGTGGCCGTTCAGGATCGGATCTTCGAGCCCTTCTTCACGACGAAGTCCGCGGGAGAGGGGACCGGGCTCGGGCTCTCCCTCAGCCGGCAGATCATCGAGCAGGGCAACAAAGGGACCCTCCGGTTCGAGACGCAGGAGGGGGAGTACACGGAGTTCATCCTCACGCTCCTGCGGCAGTGA
- a CDS encoding NmrA family NAD(P)-binding protein, whose protein sequence is MHIILGATGHVGSAVAHALLDRGEPVTAVTRDGRKAEALARRGAEVAVVDVRDVGALREVFRRGTRAFLLNPPADPSTDTVTEERRTVAAIAQAVAGSGLRKVVVQSTYGAQPGDGLGDLGVLYELEQALAAQPVAVSVIRAAYYMSNWDMSLESARSEGKLHTFYPPQFKLPMVAPSDLGAAAARLLTEEVGHTGIRYVEGPARYSAADVASEFAAALGRTVEAVEIPRTQWEETMRSIGFSPGAAASYARMTAVTIDEAEKLPQAPERCPTTLGDYVRALIAGR, encoded by the coding sequence ATGCACATCATTCTTGGAGCCACGGGGCATGTCGGCTCGGCGGTAGCACACGCGTTGCTCGACCGAGGAGAGCCCGTCACCGCCGTCACCCGTGATGGACGCAAAGCCGAGGCATTGGCACGAAGGGGAGCGGAGGTCGCGGTCGTGGACGTGCGCGACGTCGGTGCTTTGCGTGAGGTCTTCCGCCGAGGGACACGGGCGTTCCTCCTCAACCCTCCCGCCGATCCATCGACGGACACCGTCACCGAGGAGCGGCGGACCGTGGCTGCCATTGCCCAGGCTGTTGCCGGCTCCGGGTTGCGGAAGGTCGTGGTCCAGTCCACCTACGGCGCTCAACCGGGCGATGGGTTGGGGGATCTCGGGGTGCTGTACGAGCTGGAGCAGGCCCTGGCCGCCCAGCCGGTGGCGGTCAGTGTCATCCGCGCGGCGTACTACATGAGCAACTGGGACATGTCGCTCGAGAGCGCCCGCTCCGAGGGGAAGCTCCATACGTTCTACCCACCCCAGTTCAAGTTGCCCATGGTGGCACCGAGTGACTTGGGAGCGGCCGCCGCCCGATTGCTCACCGAGGAGGTCGGTCATACCGGCATTCGGTACGTCGAGGGGCCGGCGCGGTACTCGGCGGCGGACGTCGCCTCGGAGTTCGCGGCTGCGCTCGGCCGGACCGTCGAGGCGGTCGAGATCCCGAGAACGCAATGGGAAGAGACCATGCGCTCCATCGGGTTCTCGCCGGGGGCCGCCGCGTCGTACGCGCGAATGACGGCCGTGACGATCGACGAAGCGGAGAAGCTGCCTCAGGCTCCCGAGCGCTGCCCGACCACCCTGGGCGACTATGTCCGAGCGCTGATAGCAGGTCGTTGA
- a CDS encoding isocitrate lyase/PEP mutase family protein, with protein MSPAPADTAQFRALHAQGQLLILANAWDALSARLVESVGGAAIATSSAAVAWAQGVPDGERLSFDRLLTATQDIVRAVRVPVSVDFERGYGASAAEVAANICRLAEVGVVGVNLEDGSEPPEVLAEKLAASREALRREGRDMFLNARTDVVLRHIHEGKQALDEIVRRGKRYVDAGCDGVFVPGLSKAEELAHVVEQLPVPLNVWAAPTLPSPEQLRALGVRRVSVGPRLALTAFSAARRDAEHVLAGRWGPTFEGKPLTYPELNAWFASGGA; from the coding sequence ATGAGCCCGGCCCCTGCCGACACCGCTCAGTTTCGAGCGCTCCATGCGCAGGGCCAGCTCCTCATCCTCGCGAACGCGTGGGATGCGCTCAGCGCCCGGCTGGTCGAGTCCGTGGGCGGGGCCGCCATCGCCACCAGCAGCGCCGCGGTGGCCTGGGCCCAAGGGGTGCCCGATGGCGAGCGCCTCTCGTTCGATCGGCTGCTCACCGCCACCCAGGACATCGTCCGGGCGGTGCGAGTGCCCGTGAGCGTCGACTTCGAGCGCGGCTATGGCGCGAGCGCGGCGGAGGTGGCCGCCAACATCTGCCGGCTCGCGGAGGTGGGGGTGGTCGGCGTCAACCTCGAGGACGGTTCCGAGCCTCCCGAGGTGCTCGCCGAGAAGCTGGCGGCCTCGCGGGAGGCGCTCCGGCGCGAAGGGCGGGACATGTTCCTGAACGCGCGCACCGACGTCGTCTTGCGCCACATCCACGAGGGGAAGCAGGCCCTCGACGAAATCGTGCGGCGCGGGAAGCGCTACGTGGACGCGGGCTGTGATGGCGTCTTCGTGCCAGGGCTCTCGAAGGCCGAGGAGCTGGCCCACGTCGTCGAGCAACTCCCCGTCCCGCTCAATGTCTGGGCCGCGCCGACGTTGCCCTCCCCCGAGCAGCTCCGGGCGCTGGGGGTGCGCCGGGTGAGCGTGGGGCCCCGGCTCGCGCTGACGGCGTTCTCGGCGGCGAGGCGCGACGCGGAGCATGTGCTGGCCGGGCGGTGGGGGCCGACGTTCGAGGGGAAGCCCCTGACCTACCCCGAGCTCAACGCCTGGTTCGCGAGTGGCGGGGCGTAG
- a CDS encoding carboxymuconolactone decarboxylase family protein: MTPEPVRLDPVAVQRLAPETWRALIAISTAAKKSGLGDELIELVKLRASLLNGCHYCIAMHTGISRGLGVSEQRIQAVEHWRDSDLFSPRERAAFAWTDGLTHLAKGGVPNSVYREASEAFSETDLAALTSVVVSINAWNRIALAYGFQPETEAGGRR; encoded by the coding sequence ATGACCCCTGAACCCGTGCGCCTCGACCCTGTTGCTGTCCAACGTCTCGCCCCTGAAACCTGGCGTGCCCTGATCGCGATCTCGACCGCTGCGAAGAAGAGTGGCCTTGGCGACGAGCTCATCGAGCTCGTCAAGCTGCGCGCCTCGCTGCTGAATGGCTGCCACTACTGCATCGCGATGCATACGGGCATCTCCCGCGGGCTCGGCGTCTCGGAGCAGCGAATCCAGGCGGTCGAGCACTGGCGAGACTCAGACCTCTTCTCGCCACGTGAGCGCGCGGCGTTCGCCTGGACGGATGGTCTCACGCACCTGGCGAAGGGGGGCGTGCCCAACTCGGTCTACCGGGAGGCGTCCGAAGCCTTCTCCGAGACCGACCTGGCGGCGCTGACCTCGGTCGTGGTGTCCATCAACGCCTGGAATCGCATCGCCCTGGCCTATGGGTTTCAGCCCGAGACCGAGGCGGGAGGCCGTCGATGA
- a CDS encoding PLP-dependent aminotransferase family protein, with amino-acid sequence MTSRRPRFQPSIRRQGSHPPLHVQLYDRIRQAILAGTLPPGARLPSARAMALETRVARGTVDVAYARLTVEGFLVTRGAAGTFVASPLPLSPREGAPVPPKPRQVEPRARTVLWPFQVGVPAVDAFPIATWSRVLGRHSRRARASELAHSDTRGDASLREAIAAHLAVSRGVIAHAEDVMVTGGYHSALGLLAHALSKPGDPVWMEDPGYHRARAALSLAGLRPVAVPVDAEGLEVSRGVALAPRARFAFVTPSHQMPLGMALSLARRLALLDWARSADAWIVEDDYDGEFHYASAPLPALKSLDDKGLVLYAGTFSKSMFPTLRLGFLVVPDRAREALGRAANLLHPAPPLAVQRAVADFLDEGHYARHVRRMRTLYGERRAALLRALTELSSPHLQVEAPPGGLHLLARLSGIRDEAVVTHAEGLGLGLNALSGYQFSPAVRRLDGLVLGFATLPATRARDAVSRLARALELAR; translated from the coding sequence ATGACCTCTCGCCGACCCAGGTTTCAGCCGTCGATTCGCCGCCAGGGGAGCCACCCTCCCCTGCACGTGCAGCTGTATGACCGGATCCGTCAGGCCATCCTGGCGGGCACCCTCCCACCGGGCGCTCGCCTTCCCTCGGCGCGGGCCATGGCGTTGGAGACGCGCGTCGCGCGTGGAACGGTGGACGTCGCGTATGCGCGGCTCACCGTCGAGGGATTCCTCGTGACCCGTGGCGCGGCCGGCACGTTCGTCGCGAGTCCCCTGCCGCTCTCTCCCCGCGAAGGCGCGCCCGTTCCGCCGAAGCCGAGACAGGTCGAGCCGCGAGCCCGCACGGTCCTCTGGCCATTCCAGGTGGGCGTTCCCGCGGTCGACGCATTCCCCATCGCGACCTGGTCTCGGGTGCTGGGGCGGCACTCCCGGCGAGCCCGAGCGAGTGAGCTCGCGCACTCCGACACCCGTGGTGATGCCTCCCTGCGCGAGGCCATCGCCGCACACCTGGCCGTCTCGCGCGGCGTCATCGCCCATGCGGAGGACGTCATGGTCACCGGTGGCTATCACTCAGCGCTCGGCCTGTTGGCGCATGCGCTCTCGAAGCCGGGGGACCCTGTCTGGATGGAAGACCCGGGCTACCACCGGGCGCGGGCCGCACTCTCCCTCGCGGGGTTGCGACCCGTGGCCGTGCCGGTGGATGCCGAGGGACTCGAGGTCTCCCGGGGCGTTGCCCTCGCCCCGCGCGCCCGGTTCGCGTTCGTGACCCCGAGCCACCAGATGCCGCTGGGGATGGCTCTCTCGCTGGCTCGCCGGCTCGCGCTCCTGGACTGGGCCCGAAGCGCGGACGCGTGGATCGTCGAGGACGACTATGACGGCGAGTTCCACTATGCCTCGGCGCCGCTCCCGGCCCTCAAGAGCCTCGATGACAAGGGGCTGGTGCTCTACGCGGGCACCTTCAGCAAATCGATGTTCCCCACCTTGCGGCTCGGCTTCCTCGTGGTGCCGGACCGGGCGCGGGAGGCGCTTGGTCGTGCCGCCAACCTGCTGCACCCCGCCCCGCCCCTCGCCGTGCAGCGCGCGGTCGCCGATTTCCTGGATGAAGGACACTACGCACGTCACGTGCGGCGCATGCGCACCCTCTATGGGGAGCGCCGCGCCGCGCTGCTTCGCGCCCTCACCGAGCTTTCCTCTCCGCACCTCCAGGTCGAGGCGCCACCGGGTGGGTTGCACCTGCTCGCGCGCTTGAGCGGCATCCGCGACGAGGCCGTCGTCACTCACGCGGAGGGACTCGGGCTCGGGCTCAACGCGCTGTCGGGCTATCAGTTCAGCCCCGCCGTGCGCCGGCTCGATGGACTGGTGCTCGGGTTCGCCACGCTGCCCGCGACGCGGGCCCGCGATGCCGTGTCCCGACTCGCCCGCGCCCTCGAGCTGGCGCGGTGA